The Desulfobulbaceae bacterium DNA window GGCTTCCTCAGGCTTGAGAAGGTTGCATTGTCTAGCTGGACGGGAATGTATGATCGATTGTTATCTCAAAAGATACAGTGATCTCGTCAAGCATTTAAGCGTGTGATTGGAGGTAGATTCATTAATGATCGTGACGACAAAAATTGCCGTCACGATCATCGGTAAGTCAAAAAAAGGAAGGTATCAGGAGATGTGAGTTTTGCGACGGCGGCGAAGACCAACTAAAGCGCTTCCGCCGAGGAGCATTAGGGATATGGTGGCCGGTTCCGGAACCGGGGCATTGACGATTGTGTTAGAGACGCCATCGCCGTTTCCAGCACCCAGATCAATGGTGATGTCACCGGACCATAGTTGCCCGCTATTAAGAGTGCCAGTGGCATTGATGACTGAGAATTGAAACATATCCCCAGCTCCCCATGCGCCTGCAGTATTGATGAATGTTTCGTTGAGGTCGAGGTCTTCGATGTCACCAGACAATAGGGTTCCGATTGAAAAAGTTCCACTATCGGTTGTTTCGTTATAAGTTAAAAGAAATGTCTCAGTAATAGGGGTGCCAACGCCACCCAAAACGGTGATATATTGCCAAGCATTACCAGTAAATATATGATTTCCAGAGGTCGGGTTAGCCACGGTGATATTGTATGAGGAAATATCCAAATAAGTCGGCGTAGCTTCGGCCGCCATCGGCACACTGGTGAAAACTGCGGCGACAGCCAAGGTTGCAAGGGTTCTGTAGATTTTTTTAGATCGGGTGTTGGTGGTCATGGATATCTCCTTGTTGAGTGAATTTTTCATTTTAGTGCATTCGGCGGACTTATGCCGCGGTTGTGTTAGTTGTGGACGGGCTTATGGGGAATGTCTAATTTCTCCCCAAAAAAACAGCAGCAATTTTTTAAGCATAAAATGTGCCATTGGTTGTTATTTTTTGGTTTGGTACTCCAATGTTCTGATATTAAAACGAATAATTTCGTTAATTATGCGGGTGTGTTCGTATTGTTGGGGTAGGAAAGTACGGGGGGGCGAATATTTTGTTCGTTTTTCCGGAAGATAGTTTTTTGGGGGAGAGAAAGACGTTTACAGCAGTTGGTAGCGGTCGACGTTGACCGATTCGAGGGGTAGGCCGGGCCATTGCTTTGTAATCCAGGCGTGCAGTTTGCGGGTCATCTCTCCCCGTTCCAGGGTGAAGCGGCGGAGATCGTCTGCTGGTTGGTTGGAGTAGAACTGGTAGATCATTTCACGGATCAAGGGATTTTTTGCCGATGGTGGCATGACCTCGGGGTGAACTTTGAGGACCAAGGTCAGGTCGGTGGAGAGGATGGTGATCTCTTGGTCCTGGTTGGTCTTGGCCTGGATGATGACCGCTGGGAAAGGCCATTTTTTAAGGATTTCTCGTTTTTCCGTTGTTTCGGAGGCAACAAGAGACTTCTCTTGCAGGGGTTTTGCGCTTTCGCTTTGGTGTTTTGTTGGGTCTTCCGCGGGTGGCGGGGTTGGTTTGTGGGCGTGTTGGACTGGCGCTGAAGTTGTGGGTTGGTTTTCGGTTTGTTGAAGGGTGGTGGTCGTCTTGGGGAGGAAGAGAGTCAGAGCCATGACGACCAGGATTGGGGTGGCGACTGAGGCGATGCGAAGTGATAGCGGGAGTGTTCGGAATCGAGCGAAGAGAGAGTGGCCCAGGAGGAGAGCGGAAAGCCGGTCCGTTTTGACCCGGGCAGTGGCTGGTGCAGGCTCTGTTAATGGTTGGGTTTTGCTTGGTTGCACCCCGACAACAGTTTCTTCGGGTAGAAAAAATTCAGCGCTGGCATCCTCTTGGGAGGGGGCCATGAAATCTTCGGCTTCAAAGGCCTCCCCCCAATCGTCACCGATGTCGCTGTTGAATATGTTGTAGGCATCGGGGTCTTGGGATTCTTTCCTCGGTTCGTCTGCCATTGTGATAGTCAGCTTAAGACTTTATTGATTTTTTCACCTAAGGTGTCGGCGGTGAACGGCTTGACGATATACTGGCTGACCTTGGCCTTTACGGCCAGGATGATGTTGTCCTGTTGGGCTTCGGCGGTGACCATGATGAAGGGGATCTTTGTCCATTCGGGGTTGGCCCGAACATTTTTTAAGAGTTCAAGTCCGGTCATTTTGGGCATGTTCCAGTCAGAAATGATCATATCGATCTTTTCTTGTTTGAGGATATTCATGGCTGTGGTGCCGTCGTCAGCTTCGATGATATTTTTGTAGCCAAGTTGGGTAAGGATATTTTTTACAATCCTCCGCATAGTGGCAAAGTCATCAACGACTAGTACTTTAATGTTGCTATCAGGCATTCTCTTTCCTCAGGTCCTGGGATTCTCGACATTGATTGTTCGGATGAAGTGTTAGCGTTGACACTTATCATCTAAACTCAACACATCATATAAAGAAACCGGTGGCAAAATCAACGAAATTTTGTAACTGCTTAGGTTCTCGATTTGCGGTTAACAGTTGGCGGTGAATGATCTTGCTCATGGTTGATCAGGTTGAATCGGGATGGCTACTAAATAGATAAGTGGCCTGTGAGACTCCGAAAAGTCTGATCTGCTGCATTGCAGCGATAAGACTGAACCTGGGTAATGGGAGAATTAACTGTGAAGTGTGAGA harbors:
- a CDS encoding PEP-CTERM sorting domain-containing protein, whose amino-acid sequence is MKNSLNKEISMTTNTRSKKIYRTLATLAVAAVFTSVPMAAEATPTYLDISSYNITVANPTSGNHIFTGNAWQYITVLGGVGTPITETFLLTYNETTDSGTFSIGTLLSGDIEDLDLNETFINTAGAWGAGDMFQFSVINATGTLNSGQLWSGDITIDLGAGNGDGVSNTIVNAPVPEPATISLMLLGGSALVGLRRRRKTHIS
- a CDS encoding response regulator, translating into MPDSNIKVLVVDDFATMRRIVKNILTQLGYKNIIEADDGTTAMNILKQEKIDMIISDWNMPKMTGLELLKNVRANPEWTKIPFIMVTAEAQQDNIILAVKAKVSQYIVKPFTADTLGEKINKVLS